The following proteins are co-located in the Streptomyces sp. NBC_01198 genome:
- a CDS encoding MDR family MFS transporter has protein sequence MSQTEAVKPSAPEPPGVAAAKEPRQRSVRVVMVGLMIAMLLAMLDNMIVGTAMPTIVGELGGLDHLSWVVTAYTLATAASTPIWGKLGDMYGRKGIFLTSIVLFLVGSAASGMAQSMDQLIGFRAFQGLGAGGLMVGVMAIIGEMIPPRERGKYQGLIAGVMAIAMIGGPLVGGSITDNWGWRWSFYINLPIGVVALAMVTIVLHLPKKRSEGRIDYWGASLLTVAITSLVLLTTWGGTQYAWGSVQIIGLLVLGLATLGAFVYAETRAPEPIMPLRIFRNANFSLISGIGFLVGFTMFGAMTFLPLYQQTVQGASATNSGLLLLPMLLAMMAVSMVAGRVTTSTGRYKIFPIVGGGLITAGLLLLSMMDVHTTRVTSGLYMAVLGAGMGFIMQITMLIAQNSVEMRDIGVGSSSATLFRTIGGSFGVSLFGALFSHKVQSGMDSSAAGAAATKSGAQLDPATIAKFPPAVKDAYFHAVASGTHVVFLWGAVVSVLGFLAAWFIVETPLRGSAAKPAVKPEDEPLLADAL, from the coding sequence GTGATGGTCGGCCTGATGATCGCCATGCTGCTCGCGATGCTCGACAACATGATCGTCGGCACCGCGATGCCGACCATCGTCGGCGAGCTGGGCGGCCTCGACCACCTGTCGTGGGTGGTCACCGCCTACACCCTGGCCACCGCCGCCTCCACCCCCATCTGGGGCAAGCTCGGCGACATGTACGGTCGCAAGGGGATCTTCCTCACCTCGATCGTGCTGTTCCTGGTCGGCTCCGCCGCGTCCGGCATGGCGCAGAGCATGGACCAGCTGATCGGCTTCCGCGCCTTCCAGGGCCTGGGCGCCGGCGGTCTGATGGTCGGCGTGATGGCGATCATCGGCGAGATGATCCCGCCCCGCGAGCGAGGCAAGTACCAGGGCCTGATCGCCGGTGTCATGGCCATCGCCATGATCGGCGGCCCGCTGGTCGGCGGCTCCATCACCGACAACTGGGGATGGCGCTGGAGCTTCTACATCAACCTGCCGATCGGCGTCGTCGCGCTGGCGATGGTCACCATCGTGCTGCACCTGCCCAAGAAGCGCAGCGAGGGCCGTATCGACTACTGGGGCGCCTCGCTGCTCACCGTGGCGATCACCTCGCTGGTGCTGCTGACCACCTGGGGCGGCACGCAGTACGCCTGGGGCTCCGTGCAGATCATCGGCCTGCTGGTGCTGGGCCTGGCCACGCTGGGCGCCTTCGTCTACGCCGAGACCCGCGCGCCCGAGCCGATCATGCCGCTGCGGATCTTCCGGAACGCGAACTTCTCGCTGATCTCGGGGATCGGCTTCCTGGTCGGCTTCACGATGTTCGGCGCGATGACCTTCCTGCCGCTCTACCAGCAGACCGTCCAGGGTGCCTCGGCGACCAACTCCGGCCTGCTGCTGCTGCCGATGCTGCTCGCGATGATGGCGGTCTCGATGGTCGCCGGCCGGGTGACCACCTCCACCGGCCGCTACAAGATCTTCCCGATCGTCGGCGGCGGCCTGATCACCGCCGGCCTGCTCCTGCTGTCGATGATGGACGTCCACACCACCCGGGTCACCTCCGGCCTCTACATGGCCGTGCTGGGCGCGGGCATGGGCTTCATCATGCAGATCACCATGCTGATCGCGCAGAACAGCGTGGAGATGCGCGACATCGGCGTCGGCTCGTCGTCCGCCACGCTCTTCCGTACCATCGGCGGCTCCTTCGGCGTCTCCCTCTTCGGCGCGCTGTTCTCGCACAAGGTGCAGAGCGGCATGGACTCCAGCGCGGCCGGTGCGGCCGCCACGAAGAGCGGCGCCCAGCTCGACCCGGCGACGATCGCCAAGTTCCCGCCGGCGGTGAAGGACGCGTACTTCCACGCGGTCGCCTCCGGCACGCACGTGGTCTTCCTGTGGGGCGCGGTGGTCAGCGTGCTCGGCTTCCTGGCCGCCTGGTTCATCGTCGAGACCCCGCTGCGCGGCTCCGCCGCGAAGCCGGCCGTCAAGCCGG